A stretch of Equus przewalskii isolate Varuska chromosome 11, EquPr2, whole genome shotgun sequence DNA encodes these proteins:
- the TIMM10 gene encoding mitochondrial import inner membrane translocase subunit Tim10, translating into MDPLRAQQLAAELEVEMMADMYNRMTSACHRKCVPPHYKEAELSKGESVCLDRCVSKYLDIHERMGKKLTELSMQDEELMKRVQQSSGPA; encoded by the exons ATGGATCCGCTTAGGGCTCAGCAGCTGGCGGCGGAGCTGGAGGTAGAGATGATGGCTGATATGTACAACAG aaTGACCAGTGCCTGCCACCGGAAGTGCGTGCCTCCCCACTACAAGGAAGCAGAACTGTCCAAGGGCGAGTCTGTGTGCCTGGACCGCTGTGTCTCCAAGTACCTGGACATCCATGAGCGGATGGGCAAAAAGTTGACAGAGTTGTCTATGCAGGATGAAGAGCTGATGAAGAGGGTGCAGCAGAGCTCTGGGCCCGCGTGA
- the SMTNL1 gene encoding smoothelin-like protein 1: MEQKEGKPSEDGTTVSPTAEAPGTLGGEASAEEVAKGTAEKTVKEGTPDEAGKQERAPAENEDSISAEFEGEANGLSEVKVESKGEIEPQKEDGGKEEATAAPQEMAHRKEETKSEPKQAEGKEKTMLASEKQKADEKEAKPESGEKADVNEEAKAELKQAAGEQEPKAGAREAEEQEEAAAASQESDKTQEPKAEAQEKAHVPEAQADSQKKAAVEDEAKAEPQEADVKEEVESGSPNEEQDEGEERESEEGAGVMPSSPEEWPESPTEEGHGTSPDGLGPDTAASGETSPSASESSPSDVPQSPKEPPPSQEEKKKEKVPERRVSAPARPRGPRAQNRKAIVDKFGGAASGTTALFRNTKAAGAAIGGVKNMLLEWCRAMTKKYEHVDIQNFSSSWSSGMAFCALIHKFFPDAFDYTALDPTQRRHNFTLAFSTAEKLADCAQLLEVDDMVRLAVPDSKCVYTYIQELYRSLVQKGLVKTKKK; this comes from the exons atggagcagaaggaagggaagccCTCTGAGGACGGGACCACCGTCTCCCCGACTGCAGAGGCCCCAGGGACGCTGGGCGGTGAAGCCTCTGCAGAGGAGGTGGCCAAAGGCACAGCAGAGAAGACTGTCAAAGAGGGGACCCCAGATGAggcaggaaaacaggaaagagcACCAGCCGAGAACGAGGACAGCATTTCAGCTGAATTCGAGGGGGAAGCAAATGGGTTGAGTGAGGTCAAGGTGGAATCCAAAGGGGAGATCGAACCTCAGAAGGAAGATGGTGGGAAGGAAGAGGCCACAGCGGCTCCTCAGGAGATGGCCCATAGGAAAGAAGAGACCAAATCTGAACCCAAGCAGgctgagggaaaagagaagaccatgctggcctctgagaagcagaaggcTGATGAGAAAGAGGCCAAGCCTGAATCTGGGGAGAAAGCTGACGTGAATGAGGAGGCCAAGGCTGAGCTGAAGCAGGCCGCTGGGGAGCAGGAGCCCAAGGCTGGAGCTAGGGAggctgaggagcaggaggaggccgCGGCAGCCTCTCAGGAGAGCGACAAAACACAGGAGCCCAAGGCTGAAGCCCAGGAGAAAGCCCATGTCCCAGAGGCCCAGGCAGACTCTCAGAAGAAGGCTGCTGTGGAAGATGAGGCCAAGGCTGAACCTCAGGAGGCTGATGTGAAGGAGGAGGTG GAGTCAGGCAGTCCTAATGAGGAGCAGgatgagggggaggagagagagtcagaggaaggggcaggagtGATGCCCAGCTCCCCTGAGGAGTGGCCCGAGAGCCCCACGGAGGAGGGCCACGGCACCAGCCCAG ATGGGTTGGGTCCAGATACCGCGGCTTCCGGAGAGACCAGTCCTTCAGCCAG TGAGTCTTCACCCAGCGATGTGCCCCAGAGTCCCAAGGAGCCCCCTCCCTcacaggaggagaagaagaaggagaaggtaCCTGAGCGCAGGGTGTCAGCCCCTGCCCGGCCCCGGGGGCCCCGTGCACAGAACCGCAAAGCCATCGTGGACAAGTTTGGCGG GGCAGCCTCGGGCACCACAGCCCTGTTCCGAAACACCAAGGCAGCTGGGGCAGCCATTGGCGGTGTCAAGAACATGCTCTTGGAGTGGTGCCGGGCCATGACCAAAAAATACGAG CACGTGGACATCCAGAACTTCTCTTCAAGCTGGAGCAGCGGCATGGCCTTCTGCGCCCTCATCCACAAGTTCTTCCCCGATGCCTTTGACTACACGGCGCTGGACCCCACGCAGCGCCGGCACAACTTCACCCTGGCGTTCTCCACGGCAGA GAAACTAGCCGACTGCGCCCAGCTGCTGGAGGTGGATGACATGGTGCGGCTGGCGGTGCCTGACTCCAAATGTGTCTACACCTACATCCAGGAGCTGTACCGCAGCCTTGTGCAAAAGGGACTGGTGAAGACCAAGaagaaatga